The following are encoded in a window of Vespula pensylvanica isolate Volc-1 chromosome 2, ASM1446617v1, whole genome shotgun sequence genomic DNA:
- the LOC122637432 gene encoding sodium channel protein 60E isoform X4: MVMATILLNCVFLAMTETVEEAEYIFLAIYTAEMVIKSIAKGFILNKYTYLRNPWNWLDFVVITSGYATIGMDVGNLAGLRTFRVLRAFKTVSIMPGLKTIINALLHSFKQLAEVMTLTIFCLMVFALFALQVYMGELRNKCVKHQEPNTTQIDWIEWTWNSSNWAFNEYEEPIICGNVTGARHCNESYTCLCVGPNPNHGYTNFDNFLWSMLTTFQLITLDYWEDVYNKVLSACGPISVSFFTVVVFFGSFYLINLMLAVVALSYEEEAEITNEERRKDLTDHREDSTFSFDPTKINIKTLTKEKQKKIDARKGVLLSSYTRKKTRRRKRGRSSAGQEKNGGARSRSVTPSPSPSPRHSNVRPSHLPLQNVTPRPPEASTVHRLAPNRGMLHSRQASNNSNQQSSLDDSGVVDDHDGDDVTSAEEHEKREHHQREHRVERQDKDKDKNQDQDQEEDQGDEETKIEVTSCTDCQPAPVTVSVKTSSREIRVLKCNGVKTKKHMYALPPEYLSHIVVLDDLPDRNCERCIQCCVDYEGWLRFQNCLYKVVRDPLFELMITLCIVLNTGFLAMEHHGMSESIRQALNIGNKVFTSIFTFECFLKLLALSKDFFNNGWNNFDLIIVSASLIDLTFELVDGLSVIRGLRLLRVLKLAQSWTTMKVLLSIIISTIGALGNLTFVLVIVIYIFAVIGMQLFSKDYTLDKFYPDPVPRWNFNDFFHSFMMIFRILCGEWIEPLWDCMRAEKEDGPGTCFAIFLPALVMGNFMVLNLFLALLLNSFNSEELKQKKEEVGEDSKLARSFDRIRSIVKKKKYRKENSENEKNMRLEQIVREVMDKSDKEKYAIQETVLSLPKDNIYNRSYQESLNQPVFTYEPIYRQATLTTYSQSSQETVKENKRIIEKDETNETNVEESIEMEVLKDPGKTDEEVAMLPEEKSSSQPVRREERIEKRPWHALVSYVDELTVGGRRDSKGRYIDGMGSFPMFGRNKEPKEPQDCFPQHCYQKCSCINRCLVTDIGRKWIRIRTVVLSVVDTPAFEWMILVLIFASSITLCFEDIYLDDNPFLKKILYWTNLAFCALFSIEMLLKWLALGFCKYFTSFWTILDFIIVFVSMFSLLIEENENLKVLRSLRTLRALRPLRAISRWQGMRIVVNALMYAIPSIFNVLLVCLVFWLIFSIMGVQFFGGKFFKCVDEYGELLDISIVNTKDDCLNKNYSWENSKITFDHVGIAYLALFQVATFEGWMEVMEDAVDARGVDLQPQREANLYAYLYFVIFIVCGSFFTLNLFIGVIIDNFNMLKKKYEGGVLEMFLTESQKHYYTAMKKLGRKKPQKVIKRPINQFLAMFYDLSNSRRFEIAIFVLIFLNMLTMGIEHYNQPHPIFFVLEVSNAFFTTVFGLEAIVKIIGLRYHYFTVPWNLFDFLLVLASILGILMEDIMMDFPVSPTLLRVVRVFRIGRILRLIKAAKGIRKLLFALVVSLPALFNIGALLALITFIYAIIGMSVFGHVRKQGALDDMVNFETFGRSMQLLFRLMTSAGWNDVLESLMVQPPDCDPTPTSRKMNGDCGYPLLAITYFTSFIIISYMIVINMYIAIILENFNQAHQEEEIGIVEDDLEMFYIRWSKYDPHATQFISFSQLSDFIASLDPPLGISKPNVVALVSFNLPIAKGNKIHCLDILHALVKHVLGHVEESDDFRKLQEQMDVKFKKQFPTRKELEIVSSTRIWKRQDKAARLIQRTIREYIAMKKERERIAQEVDSQTQTSSPGGVGSDGRGGGGWGGKLSALLHVHRGSRASSRKSSRASDASDLSELGTASAWLFPNLPLLLLSGATGTHEDLQPPALTVSRPSPTTEQPSAASSSGSDSHVTVRSVGATLGRQDAVETYPDEDVLSPPSSKRSSLRTSGTTLSLNTLQRDIKEAFNRRCSSLRRRPLAVPLTTTTTATATATGTTTTTTTILPEPVSLPIADGSDVSILVTEPSPENSAPPLSRPPLIRQQSEATVVHVLVHRESEEYKDQQDDS, from the exons ATATATCTTCCTAGCCATATACACGGCGGAAATGGTGATAAAATCAATAGCCAAGGGATTTATATTGAACAAGTATACCTATCTAAGAAATCCTTGGAATTGGTTGGACTTTGTGGTGATAACTAGCGGGTATGCTACTATCGGTATGGACGTTGGAAATCTGGCTGGCCTTAGGACATTTAGAGTGTTGAGAGCATTTAAGACTGTATCCATAATGCCAG GCTTAAAGACTATTATTAACGCGCTCTTGCACAGCTTCAAGCAACTAGCCGAGGTAATGACACTAACGATCTTCTGCTTGATGGTTTTTGCCCTATTCGCTCTGCAAGTTTACATGGGTGAACTTAGGAACAAATGCGTGAAGCATCAAGAACCGAACACCACCCAGATCGATTGGATCGA GTGGACTTGGAACTCGTCCAATTGGGCTTTCAACGAGTACGAAGAGCCAATCATCTGCGGCAATGTAACCGGCGCCAG ACACTGTAACGAGAGCTACACCTGCCTTTGCGTTGGCCCGAATCCAAACCACGGTTACACCAACTTCGATAACTTCTTGTGGTCCATGCTAACCACGTTCCAGCTGATTACGTTGGATTATTGGGAGGACGTCTATAACAAG GTATTGTCGGCGTGCGGACCTATTAGCGTCTCGTTCTTCACGGTGGTCGTGTTTTTTGGTTCATTTTACCTAATCAATTTGATGTTAGCTGTCGTGGCACTGAGTTACGAGGAGGAAGCTGAAATTACGAACGAG gaacgaaggaaggatTTAACCGACCATCGTGAGGACTCGACGTTTAGTTTCGACCCGACGAAAATCAACATTAAGACCCTCACTAAggagaagcaaaaaaagatagaCGCAAGGAAGGGTGTATTATTAAGCAGTTAcacgagaaagaagacgagaagaagaaaacgcgGTAGGAGTTCGGCGGGCCAAGAGAAAAATGGTGGCGCACGTAGCAG GTCAGTTACACCAAGTCCAAGCCCAAGTCCAAGACACTCGAACGTCAGGCCGTCGCATCTTCCATTACAAAATGTAACACCAAGGCCACCGGAAGCGAGTACAGTTCATAGGTTAGCACCGAATCGTGGTATGTTACATTCGAGACAGGCAAGTAACAACAGTAATCAACAATCATCGTTGGATGATTCCGGTGTTGTTGATGATCACGATGGGGACGACGTTACGTCCGCCGAGGAACACGAGAAACGTGAACATCACCAAAGAGAACATAGGGTAGAACGTCAGGATAAGGATAAGGATAAGAATCAGGATCAGGATCAAGAAGAGGATCAAGGGGATGAGGAAACTAAAATAGAAGTCACTTCTTGTACCGATTGTCAACCAGCACCTGTTACCGTTTCCGTTAAAACGAGTAGTCGAGAAATCAGAGTTCTCAAGTGCAATGGCGTCAAAACGAAGAAACATATGTACGCGCTGCCTCCAGAGTACCTGTCGCATATTGTAGTTTTAG ACGATCTTCCAGATAGAAACTGCGAGAGGTGTATTCAATGTTGCGTAGACTACGAGGGATGGTTACGTTTTCAAAATTGTCTTTAtaag GTCGTAAGAGATCCGTTGTTCGAATTGATGATCACCCTGTGTATCGTATTGAACACTGGTTTTCTTGCGATGGAACATCACGGAATGAGCGAGTCAATAAGACAGGCATTGAACATTGGGAACAAAGTGTTCACGAGTATCTTCACGTTCGAAtgctttttaaaattattagcaCTTAGCAAAGATTTCTTCAACAACGGTTGGAACAATTTCGATTTGATCATAGTATCAGCCTCGTTGATCGATTTGACCTTCGAATTGGTCGATGGTTTATCAGTGATAAGAGGTTTAAGATTGTTGAGGGTATTGAAATTGGCACAGTCATGGACAACGATGAAGGTCctattaagtataataatttcaacgatcgGAGCTTTGGGTAATCTAACGTTTGTCCTTGTtatcgtgatatatatattcgcgGTGATAGGGATGCAATTGTTCAGCAAGGATTATACCTTGGACAAGTTTTATCCGGATCCTGTGCCACGTTGGAACTTCAacgatttctttcattcgttcatgatgatatttcgtatattGTGCGGCGAATGGATCGAGCCATTGTGGGATTGTATGCGTGCGGAAAAGGAGGACGGTCCTGGTACCTGTTTCGCCATATTTTTACCAGCCTTGGTTATGGGCAATTTCATGGTACTCAATTTGTTCTTGGCCTTGTTACTCAACAGCTTCAATTCGGAGGAATTGAagcaaaagaaggaagaagttgGGGAGGATTCAAAGTTGgcgagatcgttcgatcggatacgttcgatcgttaaaaagaaaaaatatcgtaagGAAAATTCGGAGAACGAGAAGAACATGAGATTGGAGCAGATAGTTCGCGAAGTTATGGACAAGtccgataaagagaaatatgctATACAAGAGACGGTGTTGAGCCTACCAAAAGACAATATTTACAACAGATCCTATCAGGAGAGTTTGAATCAACCTGTATTCACTTACGAACCGATATATCGTCAAGCTACTTTGACCACTTACAGTCAGAGCAGTCAAGAAActgttaaagaaaataaaaggataatcGAGAAGGACGAGACCAATGAAACGAACGTTGAGGAAAGTATAGAAATGGAAGTATTGAAGGATCCTGGTAAAACGGACGAGGAAGTTGCTATGTTACCGGAAGAAAAATCATCCTCTCAACCGGTAcgtagagaagaaagaatagagaaacgaCCTTGGCACGCATTGGTCAGTTACGTCGACGAATTGACCGTTGGTGGTAGAAGAGATAGCAAGGGTAGATACATTGACGGAATGGGCTCCTTTCCTATGTTTGGACGTAATAAAGAGCCGAAGGAACCTCAGGATTGTTTTCCCCAACATTGTTATCAAAA ATGTAGCTGTATCAATCGTTGCTTAGTAACCGACATAGGAAGAAAGTGGATAAGAATACGTACGGTTGTACTTTCTGTGGTCGACACACCTGCCTTCGAATGGATGATCTTAGTATTGATATTTGCATCCTCGATTACACTTTGCttcgaagatatatatttggaTGACAATCCATTCCTGAAGAAAATCCTTTATTGGACCAATCTAGCTTTCTGCGCTTTATTCAGCATCGAGATGCTTTTAAAGTGGTTGGCATTAGGATTTTGTAAATACTTCACCAGTTTCTGGACGATCCTGgattttataatagttttC GTATCCATGTTTAGTCTTttgatagaagaaaatgaaaatctaaAGGTACTACGCTCGTTGAGAACGCTAAGAGCACTGAGGCCTTTAAGAGCGATATCAAGATGGCAAGGCATGAGG ATCGTAGTGAACGCGTTGATGTATGCGATACCTAGTATATTCAACGTGCTCCTCGTCTGTCTCGTGTTCTGgcttatattttcgataatggGCGTCCAATTTTTTGGCGGTAAATTCTTCAAATGCGTCGACGAGTATGGAGAATTATTGGACATATCG atagtAAATACAAAGGACGACTGtctgaataaaaattattcatggGAGAATAGTAAGATTACATTCGACCACGTTGGTATAGCTTACTTGGCACTCTTTCAAGTGGCAACGTTCGAAGGTTGGATGGAAGTAATGGAGGATGCCGTTGATGCAAGGGGTGTCGACCTACAACCCCAAAGGGAAGCTAATCTTTACGCTTACctttatttcgtaatattcaTCGTTTGCGGCTCCTTCTTCACATTGAATCTATTCATAGGAgttattatagataatttcaacatgttaaaaaagaag TACGAAGGTGGCGTGCTAGAAATGTTTTTGACCGAGAGTCAAAAACACTACTACACTGCCATGAAAAAGCTCGGCCGTAAAAAGCCgcaaaaagtaataaaacgtCCGATCAACCAATTCCTCGCAATGTTCTACGACCTGTCCAATTCCCGAAG ATTCGAAATAGCAATCTTCGTTTTGATATTTCTCAACATGCTGACGATGGGAATCGAACATTACAATCAACCGCATCCAATATTTTTCGTCTTAGAAGTGTCTAATGCGTTCTTTACTACGGTGTTCGGTTTGGAAGCAATAGTCAAGATTATTGGATTACGTTATCACTATTTCACCGTACCGTGGAATCTATTCGATTTCTTGCTCGTCTTAGCGTCTATATTGGGAATACTTATGGAAGATATCATGATGGACTTTCCCGTGTCCCCGACGCTCTTGCGGGTGGTGAGGGTGTTCAGAATCGGTAGGATCTTAAGGCTCATTAAAGCCGCTAAGGGTATTCGTAAACTTTTGTTTGCGTTGGTGGTCAGTCTTCCGGCATTATTCAACATTGGAGCTTTACTTGCCTTGATTACGTTCATCTACGCCATCATTGGTATGTCCGTATTTGGACACGTCAGGAAACAAGGAGCTTTGGACGATATG GTAAACTTCGAAACGTTCGGCCGTAGCatgcaattattatttcgtttgatGACATCGGCCGGCTGGAACGACGTATTGGAATCATTGATGGTACAACCACCTGATTGCGACCCAACCCCAACCAGTAGGAAAATGAATGGCGATTGTGGTTATCCGTTGTTGGCGATAACGTACTTCACTtctttcatcatcatcagttATATGATCGTTATCAATATGTACATCGCTATCATTTTGGAAAACTTTAATCAGGCTCATCAGGAGGAAGAAATTGGCATCGTCGAGGATGATTTAGAAATGTTTTACATACGGTGGTCCAA ATACGATCCGCATGCAACCCAATTCATCAGTTTCTCACAATTAAGCGACTTCATAGCGAGCCTAGACCCACCTCTGGGAATATCAAAGCCCAATGTCGTTGCGTTGGTAAGCTTTAATCTTCCCATCGCGAAGGGTAACAAGATCCATTGTCTGGACATCCTGCACGCACTTGTCAAGCACGTTCTTGGACACGTTGAAGAATCCGACGATTTTCGTAAGCTTCAAGAACAAATGGACGTTAAGTTCAAGAAGCAATTCCCAACTAGAAAGGAATTGGAAATAGTGTCTTCCACGAGAATTTGGAAACGACAGGATAAGGCTGCTAGGCTTATTCAACGTACGATTAGAGAATATATCGC aatgaagaaggaacgagaaagGATTGCTCAAGAAGTGGATTCGCAAACGCAAACATCGAGTCCTGGTGGTGTTGGGAGCGATGGTAGGGGCGGGGGTGGGTGGGGTGGAAAGCTGTCGGCCCTGCTGCACGTACACAGAGGTAGCCGGGCCAGTAGCCGCAAGTCCTCCAGGGCCAGCGACGCCAGCGATCTCAGTGAGCTCGGGACAGCATCAGCTTGGCTATTTCCAAATCTACCTTTGCTGTTGCTCTCCGGCGCCACGGGAACCCACGAGGACCTGCAACCCCCCGCCCTCACCGTGTCCCGTCCCTCACCGACCACGGAACAACCATCGGCTGCATCGAGTTCTGGATCTGATTCACATGTTACCGTTAG ATCGGTCGGTGCGACGTTGGGCCGTCAGGACGCCGTGGAAACATATCCAGACGAAGACGTCCTGAGTCCGCCGAGTTCGAAACGAAGTTCACTACGTACCAGCGGTACGACATTGTCCCTGAACACTCTCCAACGGGACATTAAGGAGGCCTTCAATCGTCGTTGCAGTAGTCTTCGACGACGTCCACTAGCAGTACCATTGACAACAACAAccacagcaacagcaacagcaaccggaacaacaacaacaacaacaacaatattaCCAGAACCCGTATCACTTCCTATAGCTGACGGAAGTGACGTCAGTATATTGGTGACCGAGCCTAGCCCAGAAAATTCAGCGCCGCCATTGTCCAGGCCACCGTTGATAAGACAACAATCGGAGGCAACGGTTGTTCACGTACTTGTACACAGAGAAAGCGAGGAGTATAAAGATCAGCAAGACGACAGCTGA